The following are encoded in a window of Methanococcus voltae genomic DNA:
- the nadC gene encoding carboxylating nicotinate-nucleotide diphosphorylase, protein MITKHATEILEKSLTYDVGFGDLTVETLIPKDLNCKAFVVVKENTKICGIDFVVEFLEKNGISCKKLYNEGDYIDFSNKSEKRIKILEIIGNAQKIITFERTILNFMMHLSGIATKTYEIVSIVKKINPNVRIACTRKTLPLLSIVEKYAVKVGGGDTHRYRLDDMIMIKDNHIEALGIAECMKRVKKVSFSKKIEVEVDNNTQLREVIKYHPDIIMLDNYNDLKIEEALHIIEDCNKIYKYKPIIELSGGITEKNVLSYAKHPVDVISMGCLIHSAKAVDMGLDLEKI, encoded by the coding sequence ATGATAACAAAACACGCGACTGAAATATTGGAAAAATCATTAACTTATGATGTTGGTTTTGGCGATTTAACCGTTGAAACATTGATACCAAAAGATTTAAACTGTAAAGCTTTTGTGGTTGTTAAGGAAAATACTAAAATTTGTGGAATTGATTTTGTCGTTGAATTTTTAGAAAAAAATGGCATTTCCTGCAAAAAATTATATAATGAAGGGGATTACATTGATTTTTCAAATAAATCTGAAAAAAGAATTAAAATATTAGAAATTATTGGTAATGCTCAAAAAATAATTACTTTTGAAAGGACGATTTTAAATTTTATGATGCACTTGTCGGGAATTGCAACAAAAACATACGAAATCGTTTCAATTGTTAAAAAAATCAATCCAAACGTTAGAATTGCTTGCACTCGAAAAACCCTACCACTTTTATCAATAGTTGAAAAATACGCTGTTAAAGTAGGGGGTGGGGATACACACAGATATAGGCTTGATGACATGATTATGATTAAGGATAATCATATTGAAGCATTAGGCATTGCCGAATGTATGAAAAGGGTTAAAAAAGTTAGTTTCAGCAAAAAAATTGAAGTAGAAGTTGATAATAACACTCAGCTTCGAGAAGTTATAAAATATCATCCTGATATAATTATGCTTGATAACTATAACGACTTAAAAATTGAAGAAGCCCTACATATTATCGAAGATTGTAATAAAATATATAAATATAAGCCGATTATAGAATTAAGCGGCGGAATTACTGAAAAAAACGTTTTAAGTTATGCAAAACATCCTGTTGATGTTATTTCCATGGGTTGTTTAATACATTCTGCAAAAGCTGTGGATATGGGCTTGGATTTAGAAAAAATTTAA